A single genomic interval of Rhinatrema bivittatum chromosome 12, aRhiBiv1.1, whole genome shotgun sequence harbors:
- the NRAS gene encoding GTPase NRas, with protein sequence MTEYKLVVVGAGGVGKSALTIQLIQNHFVDEYDPTIEDSYRKQVVIDGETCLLDILDTAGQEEYSAMRDQYMRTGEGFLCVFAINNSKSFADINLYREQIKRVKDSDDVPMVLVGNKCDLPSRTVDMKQAQEVAKSYGIPFIETSAKTRQGVEDAFYTLVREIRQYRMKKLSSSEDSNQGCIGFSCTVV encoded by the exons ATGACAGAGTATAAACTGGTGGTGGTTGGAGCTGGAGGCGTTGGGAAGAGTGCTTTGACAATTCAGCTAATACAGAACCACTTTGTGGATGAGTATGATCCCACAATAGAG GACTCGTACAGGAAGCAGGTGGTGATAGACGGAGAGACGTGCCTGTTGGACATTCTGGACACTGCTGGGCAGGAGGAGTACAGCGCCATGCGTGACCAGTACATGCGGACAGGCGAAGGCTTTCTCTGTGTCTTCGCTATTAACAACAGCAAGTCGTTTGCCGACATAAATCTCTACAG GGAACAGATTAAAAGGGTGAAGGATTCGGATGACGTGCCAATGGTACTGGTGGGAAACAAGTGTGACCTGCCCAGCAGGACTGTGGACATGAAGCAGGCTCAGGAGGTTGCCAAGAGCTACGGCATTCCTTTCATCGAAACCTCAGCCAAAACAAGACAG GGGGTCGAAGATGCCTTTTACACACTGGTAAGAGAGATCCGGCAGTACAGGATGAAAAAGCTGAGCAGCAGTGAGGACAGCAACCAGGGCTGCATCGGCTTCTCGTGCACGGTGGTGTGA